From one Amaranthus tricolor cultivar Red isolate AtriRed21 chromosome 17, ASM2621246v1, whole genome shotgun sequence genomic stretch:
- the LOC130804775 gene encoding uncharacterized protein LOC130804775, which translates to MDIKNLDLSLISSTRKSSSWPIVSGSLDHVVTCESSFSAVDSDDSSRKHPLILRRPSLDSDPCEITIFFTQQHEIRQVYVRSTARVYEIYYEACEKGGNEYLCTVRCGVAARTEESLHETDDVGLPTSTSNSNGSSCEGHSRSESGGSTNEDGWVDVKVRNSSMLDARDSFLTKKDKSCMNRVNQDSFEATAEISDGAPVVSVTIRLLSIQSGEYINIDEIYVFADPVVSSDTNSLPNKPETSSDMATMSLLIPTLLQMSKNQRNQKQGQSDSSAVVNKCHNPEDKPIGMPMIASTSQSESTQEALLSSGSELMSQSELQRLDSQVKSFPSSDRSEFSCSRIERTLDELVSRVTKIEHFCLRFEETLVKPVSNMEARLERIEHQLDTFFKTAKSSMTECTRISAPNYICSESESDSIFTEGNDSPSTIQCKSIKKDQDSFEDMSNTPSDAYSSLCNQPNGVPSSTTASQLHPSLVLTAPDFSFVDDEGDNGPLETLKESPKSILKKPLSIDDCLASALAGFLSSASININMDEETADTYSKEETGKTSQSEVIKSDDQAVLFDVPDISGKYNVEIEEDSSVADNGFTETKFVDKNSLIYEGDNETHISTCNEVNVDQVKTVGDLSVDVRSIEAEDDSNQLFSFDSPVNDTNVTALRIPADCINSSSGIETANESAGILLNTLKLQSPFVVDFETPILDVTFLSQESSSKYSLDGLLVDDPELHSEVSYGKEYNATSFNQQSNLDNATPFNKQCDLVIIDNVDSATSETSTNFSFCLDYHDADCVPLNREEAEQNKCSTQDMGASLI; encoded by the exons ATGGACATCAAAAACCTTGACCTTTCGCTGATTTCTTCGACAAGGAAATCTTCATCATGGCCGATTGTTTCCGGCTCCCTCGACCATGTTGTCACTTGCGAGTCCTCCTTTTCTGCCGTCGATTCCGATGATTCGAGTCGTAAACATCCTCTTATCCTGCGCCGTCCTTCACTGGATTCGGACCCCTGCGAGATCACAA tttttttcaCACAGCAGCATGAAATTAGGCAGGTGTATGTTCGGAGTACAGCTAGGGTTTATGAGATATATTATGAAGCGTGTGAAAAGGGTGGAAATGAGTACTTATGTACAGTTCGCTGCGGCGTTGCTGCTAGAACTGAGGAGTCACTACACGAAACTGATGATGTTGGTTTGCCTACAAGTACTAGTAACTCCAATGGAAGTTCTTGTGAAGGGCATTCCAGATCTGAAAGTGGAGGCAGCACCAATGAAGATGGTTGGGTGGATGTCAAAGTGCGAAATTCCTCTATGCTTGACGCCAGAGATAGTTTTCTGACAAAAAAAGACAAGAGCTGTATGAATCGAGTCAATCAG GACAGTTTTGAGGCTACTGCAGAGATTTCTGATGGTGCTCCAGTCGTGTCTGTAACTATCCGTTTGCTATCTATTCAGAGTGGAGAGTACATTAACATTGATGAAATTTATGTGTTTGCTGATCCTGTGGTATCATCTGATACCAATTCTTTACCAAATAAACCAGAGACCTCATCTGACATGGCCACCATGTCATTGCTCATTCCAACACTTCTGCAGATGTCTAAAAATCAGAGGAACCAAAAGCAAGGTCAAAGTGATTCTTCTGCAGTAGTTAATAAGTGCCATAATCCTGAAGATAAGCCAATCGGCATGCCTATGATAGCTAGTACTTCTCAGTCAGAAAGTACCCAGGAAGCCCTGCTTAGTAGTGGATCTGAACTCATGTCCCAATCAGAATTACAAAGGCTAGATTCTCAAGTCAAGTCTTTTCCTTCAAGTGACAGGAGTGAATTTTCTTGCAGTCGAATAGAGAGAACTCTGGATGAACTCGTTTCTCGAGTTACTAAAATTGAACACTTCTGTTTGAGGTTTGAGGAAACTTTGGTAAAGCCAGTTAGCAACATGGAAGCAAGGCTCGAAAGGATAGAGCATCAATTGGACACCTTTTTCAAGACTGCAAAGTCTTCCATGACAGAGTGCACAAGAATATCTGCCCCAAACTATATTTGTTCCGAGTCTGAATCAGATTCCATCTTCACTGAAGGAAATGATTCTCCAAGTACTATACAATGCAAGTCAATAAAAAAAGATCAAGATTCTTTTGAAGACATGTCCAACACTCCCTCAGATGCCTATTCATCTCTCTGTAATCAACCCAATGGTGTGCCTTCATCCACCACTGCTTCTCAGTTACATCCTAGTCTTGTGCTCACTGCACCAGACTTTTCTTTTGTTGATGACGAGGGAGATAATGGTCCCTTGGAAACGTTAAAAGAGTCCCCAAAAAGCATTTTGAAGAAACCATTATCAATTGATGATTGTCTCGCTTCTGCACTTGCCGGTTTTTTATCTTCAGCatctattaatattaatatggaTGAAGAAACTGCTGATACATATAGCAAAGAAGAAACTGGAAAGACTTCCCAATCAGAAGTTATTAAATCTGATGATCAAGCTGTCCTTTTTGATGTCCCTGATATTTCTGGGAAGTATAATGTGGAAATAGAAGAAGATTCTTCTGTGGCTGACAATGGTTTTACAGAAACAAAATTCGTTGACAAAAACAGCCTTATATATGAAGGGGATAATGAGACGCACATTAGTACTTGTAATGAAGTTAATGTTGACCAAGTTAAAACAGTTGGTGATTTGAGTGTAGATGTCAGATCCATAGAAGCTGAGGATGACTCGAATCAATTGTTTTCTTTTGATTCCCCTGTCAATGATACCAATGTTACTGCGTTAAGAATACCAGCAGACTGCATCAACTCCTCATCTGGAATAGAGACTGCAAATGAAAGTGCGGGTATACTACTAAACACCCTCAAGTTACAAAGCCCTTTTGTTGTAGATTTTGAAACACCAATACTGGATGTGACGTTCTTATCACAAGAGAGTTCTTCTAAGTACTCTCTTGATGGCCTTCTTGTGGATGATCCCGAGCTGCACAGTGAAGTTTCTTATGGTAAAGAATACAATGCTACTTCATTCAATCAGCAAAGCAATTTAGACAATGCTACTCCATTCAATAAGCAATGTGATTTAGTTATAATCGACAATGTGGACTCCGCAACTTCTGAAACATCCACTAATTTCTCGTTTTGTTTAGATTATCATGATGCTGATTGCGTGCCTTTAAATAGAGAGGAAGCAGAACAGAACAAATGTAGCACACAAGATATGGGTGCAAGTCTAATATGA
- the LOC130804776 gene encoding aspartic proteinase CDR1-like: MEASFIVNLHYSVLFICFFIIAAALGFTTDLIHRDSIISPLYNPTKTHWEKLNDALRRSTTRARYFGLSDSRAMVGSLVVPAGGEYIMNISIGSPPVTLLGIADTGSDLTWTQCKPCVQCYNQSLPIFDPRKSSSFQPIPCGSPICSSNLATSDCNSNGDCTYSYSYGDKSYTYGVLASETITFESNSFSGVIVGCGHDNGGSFNEEGSGLIGLGGGELSLVTQLKLTIDGKFSYCLVPFFKTSLVGKISFGPEALVSGTDVVSTPLIKKSPSTFYYLTLESIEIGNVNLGYKESRIKYAEEGNIIIDSGTTLTLLPQKFYQDLEAEVKKNIKAEPVDDPEGMMSLCYKSDRDLDVPIINMRFAGADLELKPWNTFIKVQEDIVCLAMVPATEVAIFGNLAQMDFLVGYDLEQGKVSFKSTNCSQFQS; the protein is encoded by the coding sequence ATGGAAGCATCATTCATAGTAAACTTGCATTACTCGGTTTTGTTCATCTGTTTTTTCATTATAGCGGCAGCACTAGGTTTTACCACAGACCTCATCCACAGAGACTCCATTATATCTCCTCTGTACAATCCTACTAAAACTCATTGGGAGAAGTTGAATGATGCCCTCCGACGCTCCACCACCCGAGCCCGCTACTTTGGGTTGTCGGACTCTCGGGCAATGGTTGGGTCTTTGGTGGTCCCCGCTGGCGGGGAGTATATAATGAACATATCAATAGGTAGTCCCCCAGTTACCCTCCTTGGAATAGCTGATACTGGAAGTGATCTCACTTGGACCCAATGCAAACCCTGTGTCCAATGTTACAACCAAAGTCTACCAATTTTTGACCCCAGAAAATCCTCCTCCTTTCAACCCATACCATGTGGGTCTCCTATTTGTTCCTCAAACTTGGCTACTAGTGATTGTAACTCGAATGGAGATTGCACATACTCCTACTCCTATGGGGATAAGTCCTACACTTATGGAGTTCTTGCAAGCGAAACAATCACCTTCGAGTCCAACTCATTTTCTGGAGTGATAGTAGGGTGTGGGCATGACAATGGCGGTTCTTTTAACGAGGAGGGGTCGGGCCTAATTGGGTTGGGTGGAGGTGAGCTTTCGCTTGTGACACAACTAAAACTCACTATTGATGGGAAGTTTTCGTATTGCCTAGTTCCCTTCTTTAAGACTAGTTTAGTCGGTAAGATCAGCTTTGGCCCTGAGGCCTTAGTCTCGGGTACAGATGTAGTTTCAACGCCTCTTATAAAGAAAAGTCCATCCACATTCTACTACCTAACTCTAGAAAGCATTGAAATCGGAAATGTGAATTTAGGATACAAAGAATCAAGAATTAAGTATGCCGAGGAAGGTAACATTATAATTGATTCGGGAACAACATTAACACTTCTGCCTCAAAAGTTCTACCAAGATTTAGAAGCAGAAGTGAAGAAAAACATAAAAGCTGAGCCTGTTGATGATCCAGAAGGAATGATGTCTTTGTGTTATAAAAGTGATAGGGATCTCGATGTCCCGATTATTAACATGCGTTTTGCCGGGGCAGACCTGGAACTTAAACCTTGGAATACTTTCATCAAAGTGCAGGAAGATATAGTATGCTTAGCTATGGTACCAGCAACTGAAGTGGCTATATTTGGGAATTTGGCTCAGATGGATTTTCTAGTTGGGTATGATCTTGAACAAGGGAAAGTCTCTTTTAAATCAACTAATTGCTCTCAGTTCCAATCATGA
- the LOC130803847 gene encoding nuclear transcription factor Y subunit A-4-like, with the protein MPTKAGNVEDGFKSGGGSKQVNMLFGQPWWRSLSNNGISATSTSNDSTTRTSSGEPVNGSALAGCFSVHIHGMQDTGASACRQIQTALAPQSDRDNAHGQQPCKQLTSSMPQNIADQSNSQMELAGHSIVLTSYPYQDPTYGGAMAYAQLQQVNPQLYGLHQSRMPLPLAMEEEPVYVNAKQYHGILRRRQIRAKAELEKKIIKSRKPYLHESRHLHALRRARGAGGRFLNTKKHEDNTADSSKTDGNLATNLQICSASLGHSERKSSTCSASAGSWNQKEARGMMISDMHKAESHSSSGTNVHGLSSTYRSFSGPKEERNNYGRGGMKLNGVVSVK; encoded by the exons ATGCCCACAAAAGCCGGAAATGTGGAAGATGGATTCAAATCTGGTGGAGGGTCTAAACAAGTAAATATGCTGTTTGGACAGCCATGGTGGCGTAGTCTGAGTAACAATGGAATCTCTGCAACTTCAACTTCAAATGATTCCACAACTAGAACATCTAGTGGGGAACCAGTGAATGGTTCTGCCTTGGCTGGATGTTTTTCGGTGCATATCCATGGGATGCAGGATACTGGAGCTAGTGCTTGTAGACAGATCCAAACTGCATTGGCCCCTCAATCGG ATCGGGATAATGCACATGGTCAGCAGCCTTGTAAACAATTGACATCCTCAATGCCTCAAAATATCGCGGACCAGTCAAATTCACAAATGGAACTCGCTGGCCACTCGATT GTATTGACATCATATCCATATCAAGATCCAACATATGGAGGAGCAATGGCTTATGCCCAGTTACAACAG GTGAATCCGCAGTTGTATGGATTGCACCAGAGCAGAATGCCACTTCCCCTTGCGATGGAGGAAGAGCCAGTTTATGTAAACGCCAAGCAGTATCATGGGATTTTAAGGCGCAGGCAAATACGAGCTAAGGCTGagttagaaaagaaaataataaagtcaAGAAAG CCATATCTTCATGAATCTCGTCACTTGCATGCTTTGCGAAGGGCTAGAGGTGCTGGAGGCCGTTTTCTGAATACAAAGAAGCATGAAGACAATACTGCTGATTCATCAAAAACGGATGGAAATTTAGCTACCAACCTTCAGATATGTTCTGCTAGTTTAGGACATTCTGAACGTAAGTCATCAACCTGCAGTGCAAGTGCTGGTTCTTGGAATCAAAAAGAAGCAAGAGGAATGATGATTTCAGACATGCACAAGGCAGAGTCACATTCTAGTAGCGGCACTAATGTTCATGGTCTGTCATCAACATACCGTTCCTTTTCTGGTCCTAAGGAAGAAAGAAACAACTATGGCCGGGGAGGAATGAAACTGAATGGCGTCGTTTCAGTCAAGTAG
- the LOC130804779 gene encoding photosystem II 5 kDa protein, chloroplastic-like, giving the protein MASVSMAASFLGGAATLSPAAASPRRLVITNSVKPNTVKVSGETKQEGSSNGRRDIIFAAAAAAISSVAGVAMAEPKRGTPEARKAYNPVCVANPTARICNN; this is encoded by the coding sequence ATGGCTTCAGTCAGCATGGCAGCTTCTTTCCTCGGTGGCGCTGCCACTCTATCTCCGGCAGCAGCCTCTCCACGGAGGCTGGTCATAACCAACAGTGTTAAACCCAACACTGTGAAGGTCAGCGGCGAGACCAAGCAAGAGGGCAGCAGCAATGGAAGGAGAGACATTATTTTCGCGGCTGCAGCTGCCGCCATTTCTTCTGTTGCCGGAGTTGCGATGGCTGAGCCAAAACGTGGGACTCCGGAAGCTAGGAAAGCTTACAATCCTGTTTGTGTTGCCAACCCAACTGCTAGGATCTGTAATAACTGA
- the LOC130803846 gene encoding carotenoid 9,10(9',10')-cleavage dioxygenase, which translates to MGGGEEAKKLKEDMEVKDTHGIVEVNPKPSKGFTSKAIDLLEKLIVKLMYDSSQPLHYLSGNFAPVKDETPPCKELPVQGHLPECLNGEFVRVGPNPKFAPVAGYHWFDGDGMIHGMRIKDGKATYVARYVKTSRLKQEEFFKGPKFMKIGDLKGLFGLLTVNLQLLRAKLKVVDMSYGNGTANTALIYHHGKLLALSEADKPYVLRVLEDGDLQTLGLLDYDKRLNHSFTAHPKVDPFTGEMFTFGYSHSPPYITYRVISKDGFMHDPVPITIPAPIMMHDFAITENYAIIMDLPLYFKPKEMVKEKKLIFTFDSSKKSRFGVLPRYAKNESTIKWFELPNCFIFHNANAWEEGDEVVLITCRIENPDLDMVNGSAEDRVENFSNELYEMRFNMKNGLASQRKLSAPAVDFPRVNENYTGRRQRYVYGTILDSIAKVQGIVKFDLHAEPDSSKTKLEVGGTVQGIFELGPGRFGSEAIFVPREQGTTSEEDDGYLIFFVHDENTGKSFVNVIDAKTMSADPVAVVKLPNRVPYGFHAFFVTEEQLKQQIAF; encoded by the exons ATGGGTGGAGGAGAAGAAGCGAAGAAACTCAAGGAAGACATGGAAGTTAAAGATACACATGGAATTGTGGAAGTTAATCCAAAACCCAGCAAAGGTTTCACTTCTAAAGCAATCGATTTGTTGGAAAAACTGATTGTGAAACTGATGTATGATTCTTCACAACCTCTTCATTATCTTTCTGGGAATTTTGCTCCTGTTAAAGATGAAACTCCTCCTTGCAAGGAATTACCTGTTCAGGGCCATCTTCCT GAATGCTTGAATGGAGAGTTTGTCAGGGTTGGACCCAATCCAAAGTTTGCTCCTGTGGCTGGTTATCACTG GTTTGATGGTGATgg CATGATTCATGGAATGCGTATTAAAGATGGTAAAGCAACATACGTCGCTCGTTATGTTAAAACATCAAGGCTGAAACAAGAGGAGTTCTTTAAAGGCCCTAAGTTTATGAAG ATTGGAGATCTGAAGGGGCTGTTTGGATTACTTACAGTCAACTTGCAATTGCTCAGGGCTAAACTGAAAGTAGTTGATATGTCGTATGGAAATGGGACAG CTAATACTGCTCTTATATATCATCATGGGAAGCTTCTAGCACTTTCAGAGGCAGATAAACCAT ATGTTCTTCGTGTTTTGGAAGATGGGGATCTGCAAACCCTTGGATTGCTTGATTATGATAAAAGATTGAACCACTCCTTTACCGCTCATCCTAAGGTTGATCCATTCACAG GGGAGATGTTTACTTTTGGCTATTCTCACAGCCCACCATACATCACATACAGAGTAATTTCAAAGGATGGATTTATGCATGACCCTGTGCCAATTACAATCCCAGCACCTATCATGATGCATGATTTTGCCATCACTGAGAATTATGCTATTATCATGGATCTTCCTTTATACTTTAAACCTAAG GAAATGGTGAAGGAAAAGAAACTGATATTCACTTTTGACTCCTCAAAAAAGTCTCGCTTTGGTGTATTACCACGATATGCAAAGAATGAGAGTACAATTAAATGGTTTGAGCTGCCAAATTGTTTCATATTCCATAATG CCAATGCATGGGAAGAAGGAGATGAGGTTGTATTAATAACTTGTCGCATTGAGAATCCAGATTtggatatggtcaatggatctgCTGAAGATAGAGTTGAAAATTTTTCAAATGAATT GTACGAGATGAGATTCAACATGAAAAATGGTCTTGCTTCTCAAAGAAAACTATCAGCACCTGCTGTGGATTTCCCTAGAGTCAATGAAAACTACACGGGCAG GAGACAGAGATATGTCTATGGCACAATTTTGGACAGCATTGCAAAAGTACAAGGAATAGTCAAATTTGACTTGCATGCCGAACCAGATTCCAGCAAAACTAAGCTGGAAGTAGGAGGAACAGTGCAAGGTATCTTTGAGCTTGGTCCAGGAAGATTTGGATCAGAGGCTATCTTTGTTCCTCGTGAACAAGGTACTACCAGTGAAGAGGATGATGGATATCTGATCTTCTTTGTGCACGATGAAAACACAGG GAAATCATTCGTGAACGTAATTGATGCAAAAACAATGTCTGCTGATCCAGTTGCAGTTGTGAAACTACCTAACAGAGTTCCCTACGGGTTTCATGCTTTCTTTGTAACAGAG GAACAACTAAAACAACAGATTGCATTTTAA
- the LOC130804777 gene encoding uncharacterized protein LOC130804777 isoform X2, whose amino-acid sequence MAFNLFSFIIFFYLAAPCDLSLIKLLWTFSLSVSCGCPSPKVVGRGCFGVRLMLDPKFVGEAMSVIAANTNVPVTVKCRIGVDDHDSYNELCDFIYKVSSTSPTKHFIIHSRKALLNGINPAANRTIPLLKYEYYYALMRDFPDLTFTINGGINSLEEVNAALKKGAHGVMVGRAAYNNTWQLLRNVDTEVYGAPTDLTRRQVLEKYQEYADSVLGKYGNSRPNVRDLVKPLLNLFHSEPRNSVWKCNVDAAFFHCKTVKQVLEETLPIIPDDVLDSHAAKVPPNRGDIFANVNDMMPSPYKSSELELQYA is encoded by the exons ATGGCTTTCAATCTTTTTAGTTTCATTATCTTCTTTTATTTGGCTGCTCCCTGTGATCTTTCTCTCATCAAATTGCTCTGGACTTTTTCTCTATCTGTTAGTTGTGGATGTCCTAGCCCAAAGGTTGTTGGACGTGGTTGTTTTGGTGTACGCTTGATGCTTGATCCAAAG TTTGTTGGCGAGGCCATGTCAGTTATTGCTGCCAATACAAATGTTCCCGTGACTGTCAAGTGCCGTATTGGTGTTGATGATCATGATTCTTATAATGAACTAT GTGATTTTATCTATAAAGTATCTTCGACATCTCCAACCAAACATTTTATTATACATTCGCGTAAAGCACTTCTCAACGGCATTAATCCAGCTGCAAATCGAACAATCCCTCTACTGAA ATACGAATACTACTATGCATTAATGCGTGATTTTCCAGATTTAACTTTTACAATAAATGGAGGCATAAATTCATTAGAAGAG GTGAATGCAGCTCTTAAAAAAGGAGCTCATGGGGTAATGGTTGGACGCGCTGCTTACAATAA CACTTGGCAATTGTTGAGGAATGTTGACACTGAAGTTTATGGTGCTCCTACTGATCTTACACGTCGTCAG GTTTTGGAGAAATACCAAGAGTATGCAGATTCGGTTCTTGGCAAATATGGCAATAGCAGGCCAAATGTTCGGGACTTGGTCAAG CCTCTATTGAACCTTTTTCATTCTGAGCCCAGAAATTCTGTTTGGAAGTGCAATGTAGATGCAGCGTTTTTCCATTGCAAG ACTGTTAAACAAGTTCTTGAGGAGACATTGCCGATCATTCCAGATGACGTTCTTGATTCACATGCTGCCAAGGTACCTCCCAATCGTGGAGATATTTTTGCAAATGTCAATGATATGATGCCTTCCCCATATAAATCCAGTGAATTGGAGTTGCAATATGCTTAG